The following are from one region of the Staphylococcus schleiferi genome:
- a CDS encoding acetate kinase, protein MSKLILAINAGSSSLKFQLIEMPEEKLITKGLIERIGLKDSIFTIEFNGEKFKEVEDIKDHEQAVNIMLESLQKHGIINDINDIDGTGHRVVHGGEVFPQSALVNDQVVSDIESLTDLAPLHNPANLMGILAFRKLLPNIPHVAVFDTSFHQTMLESAYLYSLPYDYYKKYGIRKYGFHGTSHKYVSQRAAEILNKPVEELRIISCHIGNGASIAAIDGGKSIDTSMGFTPLAGVTMGTRSGNIDPALIPFIMEKTGKTADEVLNILNKESGLLGITGTSSDLRDIEGDAKEGNERAELALEVFASRIHKYMGSYATRMHGVDVIIFTAGVGENSDTVRARVLEGLEFMGVYWDPRKNEGLRGKEAELNYPHSPVKVLVIPTNEEVMIARDVMTFGELA, encoded by the coding sequence ATGTCAAAGTTAATTTTGGCGATTAACGCTGGTAGCTCATCATTGAAATTTCAATTAATTGAAATGCCAGAAGAAAAACTTATCACAAAAGGTTTAATCGAGCGTATTGGTTTAAAAGATTCAATTTTTACCATTGAATTCAATGGCGAAAAATTTAAAGAGGTAGAAGATATTAAAGACCATGAACAAGCTGTTAACATTATGTTAGAAAGCTTACAAAAACATGGTATCATCAATGATATTAATGACATTGACGGTACAGGTCATCGTGTGGTTCATGGTGGAGAAGTTTTCCCTCAATCAGCGCTTGTTAATGACCAAGTTGTAAGTGATATTGAAAGCTTAACAGATTTGGCACCACTTCATAATCCAGCGAATTTAATGGGTATTTTAGCTTTTAGAAAGCTTTTACCAAATATTCCGCATGTGGCTGTGTTTGATACATCTTTCCATCAAACAATGCTTGAATCTGCGTACCTTTATAGTTTACCTTATGATTACTATAAAAAATATGGTATTCGTAAATATGGCTTCCACGGTACAAGTCACAAATATGTATCACAACGTGCAGCAGAAATTTTAAATAAACCTGTTGAAGAATTGCGCATCATTTCATGTCACATTGGTAACGGTGCTTCAATTGCTGCGATTGATGGTGGAAAATCAATTGATACCTCAATGGGATTCACGCCATTAGCAGGTGTGACAATGGGAACACGTTCAGGTAATATCGACCCAGCACTTATTCCATTCATCATGGAAAAAACAGGTAAAACTGCAGATGAAGTATTAAATATTTTAAATAAAGAGTCTGGTTTATTAGGTATTACAGGCACTTCTTCTGATTTACGTGATATTGAAGGTGATGCAAAAGAAGGCAACGAACGTGCAGAACTTGCATTAGAAGTATTCGCTTCACGTATCCATAAATACATGGGATCATATGCGACACGTATGCATGGCGTTGATGTAATTATCTTCACTGCTGGTGTGGGTGAAAACTCTGATACAGTACGTGCGCGTGTATTAGAAGGATTAGAATTTATGGGCGTTTATTGGGATCCTCGTAAAAACGAAGGATTACGTGGTAAAGAAGCTGAATTAAACTACCCACATTCACCGGTTAAAGTGTTAGTGATTCCAACGAATGAAGAAGTAATGATTGCACGAGATGTAATGACTTTTGGTGAGTTAGCTTAA
- a CDS encoding universal stress protein: MFMYKNILIAVDGSHEAEWAFNKALAVAKRNDAKLTVVNVIDSRTYTSFEVYDSHFTEKSKSFAEKLLDGYRQVAEDEGVHNVETRLEFGSPKSIIPKLASEDESGVDLVMCGTSGLNAVERFIVGSVSEAIVRHATCDVLVVRTEQIPENFEPKVATEEFLKDFSI, from the coding sequence ATGTTTATGTACAAAAATATTTTGATTGCTGTTGATGGTTCTCATGAAGCAGAATGGGCGTTCAATAAAGCACTTGCCGTTGCAAAACGTAACGATGCAAAGTTAACAGTAGTGAATGTCATTGATTCTAGAACTTACACATCATTTGAAGTATATGATTCACATTTTACTGAAAAATCAAAATCATTTGCCGAAAAATTATTGGACGGCTACCGTCAAGTTGCCGAAGATGAAGGGGTTCATAATGTTGAAACACGTTTAGAATTCGGATCTCCAAAATCAATTATTCCTAAGTTAGCAAGTGAAGACGAATCAGGCGTAGACTTAGTCATGTGTGGGACTTCAGGGCTTAATGCTGTTGAACGCTTTATTGTCGGCTCAGTATCTGAAGCGATTGTTCGCCATGCAACTTGTGACGTACTTGTCGTTCGTACTGAACAAATCCCAGAAAACTTTGAACCAAAAGTTGCGACTGAAGAATTTTTGAAAGACTTTAGCATTTAA
- the ald gene encoding alanine dehydrogenase → MRIGIPREIKNNENRVGLSPSGVHALVEAGHEVLVETRAGEGSYFEDIDYVQAGAEISDSQSQVWDVDMVIKVKEPLSEEYAYFKEGLILFTYLHLANEPELTQALIDKKVVAIAYETVQLADRTLPLLTPMSEVAGRMSTQIGAQFLQRFNGGMGILLGGIPGVQKGKVTIIGGGQAGTNAARIALGLGADVTILDVNPKRLQELEDLFDGRVQTIMSNPLNIEAHVIESDLVIGAVLIPGAKAPKLVTEAMIKKMKPGSVVVDIAIDQGGIFETTDRITTHDNPTYIKHDVVHYAVANMPGAVPRTSTIGLNNATLPYALQLANKGYQRALIENEPLSHGLNVFAGQITNKAVADAFNYSYTSVSDALKETV, encoded by the coding sequence ATGAGAATTGGAATTCCAAGAGAAATTAAAAATAATGAAAATCGTGTAGGTTTATCACCAAGCGGTGTGCACGCTTTAGTTGAGGCAGGACATGAAGTCCTTGTAGAAACACGTGCCGGTGAGGGGTCTTATTTCGAGGATATTGACTACGTTCAAGCGGGGGCTGAAATCAGCGATAGTCAATCACAAGTTTGGGACGTAGATATGGTCATTAAAGTAAAGGAACCATTATCAGAGGAATATGCTTATTTTAAAGAAGGTCTCATTCTGTTTACTTATCTTCATTTAGCGAATGAACCAGAATTAACTCAAGCACTCATCGATAAAAAAGTGGTAGCCATTGCATATGAAACAGTGCAATTAGCTGATCGAACATTACCACTTCTTACACCAATGAGTGAGGTTGCAGGACGGATGTCGACTCAAATAGGGGCGCAATTTTTACAACGTTTTAACGGTGGCATGGGTATTTTATTAGGGGGTATCCCCGGTGTACAAAAAGGTAAGGTAACAATTATTGGTGGGGGCCAAGCAGGGACTAATGCTGCAAGAATCGCGTTAGGTCTTGGCGCAGATGTTACCATCCTTGATGTAAATCCAAAACGTTTACAAGAGCTTGAAGATTTATTTGATGGTCGTGTTCAAACCATCATGTCTAATCCATTAAATATCGAGGCACATGTTATCGAAAGTGACTTAGTGATTGGTGCTGTCTTAATTCCAGGAGCAAAAGCACCTAAGTTAGTTACTGAAGCGATGATTAAAAAGATGAAACCTGGCTCAGTTGTTGTTGACATTGCCATTGATCAAGGTGGTATTTTTGAAACGACAGATCGTATCACAACGCATGATAATCCAACTTATATTAAACATGATGTTGTCCATTATGCTGTCGCAAATATGCCAGGTGCAGTACCACGTACATCGACAATTGGCTTAAACAACGCGACCTTACCGTATGCGTTGCAGCTTGCGAATAAAGGTTATCAACGTGCACTCATAGAGAATGAACCACTCTCACATGGATTGAATGTGTTTGCTGGCCAAATTACAAATAAAGCTGTTGCTGATGCATTTAATTACAGTTATACGTCTGTAAGTGATGCATTAAAAGAGACAGTATAA
- a CDS encoding copper homeostasis protein CutC — protein MIKEAVASSLREVEAKLKAGAHRIELCDNMTQLGTTPSYGMVKIASEMCRLHGAELAVMIRPRGGDFCYNWYEFEAMQADIQLLKSLSVDAFVFGCLTPDQTLNTFQMKTLISLAHPIPTVCHMAFDYIYPAGQTKALQELIDLGVQRLLTHGGLPDTDLIDNLPRIAKFVTQSKGRIEIMPGGGINYQNLPHLLELFPFQEVHGSAIVNEDYETPLDQ, from the coding sequence ATGATAAAGGAAGCTGTCGCATCGTCGTTACGTGAAGTAGAGGCGAAGTTAAAAGCAGGTGCACATCGAATTGAGCTTTGTGACAACATGACTCAATTGGGAACGACACCGAGTTACGGTATGGTGAAAATTGCAAGTGAAATGTGTCGACTTCATGGTGCAGAACTCGCAGTCATGATTCGACCACGAGGTGGTGACTTTTGTTACAACTGGTATGAATTTGAAGCGATGCAAGCAGATATTCAACTGTTGAAGTCACTTTCCGTCGATGCCTTTGTTTTCGGTTGTTTAACGCCCGATCAAACTTTAAATACATTTCAAATGAAAACACTCATATCACTTGCACATCCAATCCCTACTGTCTGTCATATGGCTTTTGATTATATATATCCAGCAGGACAAACAAAAGCATTACAAGAGCTAATAGACCTTGGTGTACAAAGATTACTGACTCACGGCGGACTACCTGATACTGATTTAATTGATAACTTACCACGCATCGCAAAATTTGTGACACAATCAAAAGGAAGAATAGAAATCATGCCTGGTGGCGGTATCAACTATCAAAACTTACCCCACCTTTTAGAGCTGTTTCCATTCCAAGAAGTACACGGTAGCGCGATTGTAAATGAAGATTATGAGACACCATTAGATCAGTAA
- a CDS encoding M24 family metallopeptidase, which yields MSKLDQLVQALKENEADAAWISHPINIFYFTGYKSDPHERLFALLVRKEGEPILFCPQLEVEEVKNSPFEGQIIGYLDTENPFDKHPNHYDKLLIEESHLTVQRYHALKEAFGTKTFAPIDQTIKQLRNVKTDDEIKALAEAAHLADKCMEIGKAFLKEGVTEREVVNHIENEIKHYGVSEMSFDTMVLFGDHAAAPHGTPGDRKLKNDEYVLFDLGVIYNHYCSDITRTIPFGNPDQKAQEIYQIVLQAETEAIELIQPGVKISDLDRKARGIIENAGFGEYFPHRLGHGLGLEAHEYQDISHTNDHLLEAGMVLTIEPGIYVPGVAGVRIEDDILVTENGHVRLSNYPK from the coding sequence ATGTCAAAGTTAGATCAACTCGTACAAGCATTAAAAGAAAATGAAGCGGATGCCGCATGGATTTCACATCCTATCAACATTTTCTATTTTACAGGATATAAATCAGATCCTCATGAACGCTTATTTGCATTGCTTGTTAGAAAAGAGGGTGAACCTATTTTGTTCTGTCCACAACTCGAAGTGGAAGAAGTTAAAAATTCACCTTTTGAAGGTCAAATTATTGGTTATTTAGATACTGAAAATCCATTTGACAAGCACCCAAATCATTATGACAAATTGTTGATAGAAGAAAGTCATTTAACAGTTCAAAGATATCATGCTTTGAAAGAGGCGTTTGGCACAAAAACATTTGCGCCAATTGATCAAACAATCAAGCAATTACGTAATGTTAAAACAGATGATGAAATTAAAGCGTTAGCAGAAGCTGCACACCTGGCTGACAAATGTATGGAAATTGGTAAAGCCTTTTTAAAAGAAGGTGTAACCGAACGTGAAGTTGTCAATCATATCGAAAACGAGATTAAACATTACGGGGTATCAGAAATGAGTTTTGATACTATGGTTCTTTTTGGTGACCATGCTGCTGCACCACATGGTACACCTGGTGACAGAAAACTAAAAAATGATGAATACGTGTTATTCGATTTGGGTGTCATTTACAACCATTATTGCAGTGATATTACCCGCACGATTCCATTTGGCAATCCAGACCAAAAAGCACAAGAAATCTATCAAATTGTATTACAAGCTGAGACAGAAGCAATCGAACTCATTCAACCGGGCGTTAAAATTAGCGACCTTGATCGCAAAGCACGGGGTATTATTGAAAACGCAGGGTTTGGAGAATACTTCCCGCATCGTCTTGGACATGGTTTAGGACTTGAAGCGCATGAGTATCAAGACATTTCTCATACAAACGATCATTTATTAGAAGCAGGTATGGTTTTAACAATTGAACCAGGAATTTATGTTCCTGGCGTTGCAGGCGTTAGAATTGAAGATGATATTCTCGTTACTGAAAATGGTCATGTCCGCTTATCGAATTATCCAAAATGA
- a CDS encoding metal-dependent hydrolase, producing MKLSFHGQSTVYFEANGKSGIIDPFITGNDLSDLNVEDLKVDYIILTHGHEDHFGDTVELANRNHATVIGSAEVANYLSTAKGIENVHPMNIGGKWEFDFGVVKFVQAFHSSSLTNDEGIPIYLGMPMGVILELDGKTIYHAGDTGLFSDMKLIAERHPVDVCFVPIGDNFTMGIEDASYAINHLIKPKLTVPIHYNTFPLNEQDPVKFKEAVYEGRVQILKPGEVVEF from the coding sequence ATGAAGTTATCATTTCATGGTCAATCAACGGTTTATTTTGAAGCGAATGGGAAGTCAGGTATTATAGATCCTTTTATTACAGGTAATGACTTATCAGATTTAAATGTTGAAGATTTAAAAGTGGATTATATTATACTCACACATGGACATGAAGATCATTTTGGTGACACAGTTGAACTTGCCAATCGCAATCATGCCACTGTGATCGGTAGTGCTGAAGTAGCTAATTATTTATCTACGGCCAAAGGTATTGAAAATGTACATCCTATGAATATTGGTGGAAAATGGGAATTTGATTTTGGTGTTGTAAAATTTGTACAAGCTTTTCATAGTTCAAGTTTAACGAACGATGAAGGTATTCCAATCTATTTAGGCATGCCAATGGGTGTGATATTAGAATTAGATGGAAAAACGATATATCACGCAGGAGATACAGGTTTATTCAGTGATATGAAATTAATCGCAGAACGACACCCTGTTGATGTTTGTTTCGTGCCTATTGGAGATAATTTCACAATGGGAATTGAAGACGCAAGTTATGCAATCAATCATTTAATTAAACCGAAACTCACAGTACCGATTCATTACAATACGTTTCCTTTAAATGAACAAGACCCGGTTAAATTTAAAGAAGCGGTTTATGAAGGTCGCGTTCAAATCTTAAAACCAGGTGAAGTTGTCGAATTTTAA
- a CDS encoding universal stress protein: MHKNILLAVDTDLKNTKALQEVVKLSGKTTTVTMLNIIAEQDAQASVKMGTHIDELKHIRHTQMAPTRETLEEHGIQYEEVIERGNPKEKIVTYANSGQYDIVVLSNRKAEAAQKFVLGSVSHKVAKRAKIPVLIVK; this comes from the coding sequence ATGCATAAAAATATTTTACTGGCAGTTGACACAGATTTAAAAAACACAAAAGCATTGCAAGAAGTTGTGAAACTTTCAGGTAAGACGACAACTGTAACAATGCTCAATATCATCGCAGAACAGGACGCCCAAGCCTCAGTAAAAATGGGGACACATATTGATGAGCTCAAACATATTCGCCATACACAAATGGCCCCTACACGAGAAACATTAGAAGAACATGGTATTCAATATGAAGAAGTGATTGAGCGCGGCAATCCAAAAGAAAAAATCGTGACATATGCGAATAGTGGTCAATATGATATTGTTGTGCTCAGTAATCGCAAAGCAGAAGCAGCTCAAAAATTCGTCTTAGGCAGTGTGAGTCATAAAGTAGCAAAACGTGCTAAAATCCCAGTCCTTATCGTTAAATAA
- a CDS encoding DHH family phosphoesterase, with amino-acid sequence MKLIEEIQNKIQAFDTIIIHRHVRPDPDAMGSQMGLKYYLKAKYPEKLVFAVGQVEPSLAFMSDLDQVESEQYQDALVIVCDTANAPRIDGARYSEGQALIKIDHHPPVDDYGDINYVDVDASSTSEIIFDIIRHSGDLEILNKAIASSLYLGIVGDTGRFFFSNTSPKTMEIASELLKYDIGHDQLLNQLGEKEPRLMPFHGYVLQNFELDEKGFCKVKITADVLEKYQIQPNEASLYVNAVADLKGLKIWVFAVDEGKEIRCRIRSKQITINDVAAQFGGGGHPNAAGASVHSWDEFETLATKLKNKL; translated from the coding sequence ATGAAATTAATAGAAGAAATTCAAAATAAAATTCAGGCATTTGATACGATTATTATTCATCGCCATGTGAGACCCGATCCAGATGCGATGGGATCACAAATGGGATTAAAATATTATTTGAAAGCAAAATATCCTGAAAAATTGGTTTTTGCAGTGGGACAAGTAGAACCTTCACTTGCGTTTATGAGCGATTTAGACCAAGTAGAAAGTGAACAATATCAAGATGCACTTGTCATTGTATGTGATACTGCAAATGCACCGCGTATTGATGGTGCACGGTACAGCGAAGGTCAAGCGTTAATCAAAATCGATCATCATCCACCGGTAGATGATTATGGTGACATTAATTATGTCGATGTCGATGCTTCGTCTACGAGCGAAATCATCTTTGATATCATTCGACATTCTGGAGATCTTGAAATTTTAAATAAAGCCATCGCATCATCGTTATATCTTGGAATTGTTGGAGACACGGGACGTTTCTTCTTCAGTAATACGTCTCCTAAAACGATGGAAATCGCAAGTGAACTTTTAAAATATGATATCGGGCATGATCAATTACTCAATCAATTGGGTGAAAAAGAACCCCGTTTAATGCCATTTCATGGGTACGTGCTCCAAAATTTTGAATTAGATGAAAAAGGTTTTTGTAAAGTTAAAATCACGGCAGATGTATTAGAAAAATACCAAATTCAACCGAATGAAGCATCACTCTATGTCAATGCGGTTGCTGATTTAAAAGGATTAAAAATATGGGTATTTGCTGTTGATGAAGGTAAAGAAATACGCTGTCGCATTCGTTCTAAACAAATAACGATTAACGATGTCGCTGCACAATTTGGTGGCGGGGGGCACCCCAACGCAGCAGGTGCTTCTGTACATTCTTGGGATGAATTTGAAACGCTTGCCACGAAATTAAAAAATAAATTGTAA
- a CDS encoding DNA polymerase III subunit alpha — protein sequence MVTHLNIHTSYELLNSSITIKGAIARAIELGYSAIAITDLNVMYGVPQFYDECTKKGIKPLLGMTVYITDQLNVLEVVLIAKNNEGLKNLFQLSTDIQVNQREQVSIYDIQAYLQHNVVIFKNMTEQTLHWLDEIPIESSYYVNHHSVVDHAIPRVYLESAFYLKPEDKDTLKVLNAIRDNTKVNFVDNEDGPSRHMFTINELSEAEINAQYVNATDEVADLCEAKLEYHQALLPEFQTPDGSSADHYLWRVLEQSLQNMGLSKPDYMERLKYEYQVITKMGYADYFLIVSDLIRYAKSNGVMVGPGRGSSAGSLVSYLLNITTIDPLKYDLLFERFLNPERVTMPDIDIDFEDTQREKVIQYVQNKYGDYRVAGIVTFGHLLAKAVARDVARVMGFDETTLSEASKLIPSKLGVTLDEAYAQENFKAFVHRNHRNERWFEFCKKLEGLPRNTSTHAAGVIVNDQPLYESIPLTEGDTGLLTQWTMTEAEKIGLLKIDFLGLRNLTIIHQIIKQIKHDMKIDLNIEEIPFDDKEVFRLLSKGETTGIFQLESDGVRRVLQKLQPEHFEDIVAVTSLYRPGPMEEIPTYIRRRHDPSQVQYLHPDLEPILKRTYGVIIYQEQIMQIASQFAGFSYGEADILRRAMSKKNREVLENERQHFMDGAMKKGYANALSSQIFDLILKFADYGFPRAHAVSYSKIAYIMTYLKVHYPTYFYANILSNVIGNEAKTQLMIQEAKQQQIKIHGPHINWSQWRYVATQKGVYISLGAIKGIGYQSVQAIVSERIEHGPFKDFFDFCDRIPNRIRTRRLLEALILTGALDCFDKNRATLLQSIDKVTDSNSDIDQSFVDTFATIKRDYLETEEMPEQQLSDYEKQYLGFYVSMHPVEKQFVKKQYLGIYQLNSKLINQPILVTMDAIRVIRTKQGQQMAFVELNDGEHTVDGVIFPKVFQSFAELIQENAYYIVWGKFEKRNEKMQMIIQKITPLEQYEEEKKNAVNRIVIRETVPEGLQNQLFSAKSKTTVPVYFYNESSNQFQPIGDIEKNSEQLTQLLKAIEPQHIRLL from the coding sequence ATGGTTACCCATTTAAATATTCATACTTCATATGAACTTTTAAATTCAAGTATAACAATTAAAGGGGCAATTGCGCGTGCGATTGAATTAGGCTACTCAGCTATTGCGATTACAGATTTAAATGTCATGTATGGTGTGCCTCAGTTTTATGACGAGTGTACTAAAAAAGGCATTAAACCGTTGCTTGGGATGACGGTATATATCACAGATCAACTGAACGTTTTAGAAGTGGTTCTCATCGCTAAAAATAACGAAGGTTTGAAAAATCTTTTTCAATTGTCAACAGATATTCAAGTCAACCAACGGGAACAAGTATCGATTTACGATATTCAAGCGTATCTACAACATAATGTCGTTATTTTTAAAAATATGACTGAGCAAACATTGCATTGGTTAGACGAAATACCTATAGAAAGTTCATATTATGTGAATCATCATTCCGTTGTAGACCATGCGATACCTCGTGTTTATTTGGAAAGTGCTTTTTATTTAAAACCCGAAGATAAAGATACATTAAAAGTCTTAAATGCCATTCGTGATAATACAAAAGTGAATTTTGTAGACAACGAAGATGGACCTTCACGTCATATGTTTACCATAAACGAACTAAGTGAAGCTGAAATCAATGCACAATATGTGAACGCTACGGATGAGGTGGCAGATTTATGTGAGGCAAAACTTGAATATCATCAAGCACTGCTTCCAGAGTTTCAAACACCTGATGGTAGCTCTGCTGATCATTATTTATGGCGGGTATTGGAACAGTCGTTACAAAATATGGGGTTATCAAAACCGGATTATATGGAACGGTTAAAATATGAATATCAAGTCATCACTAAAATGGGTTATGCCGATTATTTTCTCATAGTGAGTGACTTAATCCGTTATGCCAAATCAAATGGTGTCATGGTAGGACCGGGTCGGGGTTCATCAGCAGGGTCTTTGGTCAGTTATTTACTCAATATTACGACCATTGACCCCTTGAAGTATGACTTACTTTTTGAGCGCTTTCTCAACCCTGAGCGTGTCACAATGCCAGATATTGATATCGACTTTGAAGATACACAGAGAGAAAAAGTCATCCAATATGTACAAAACAAATATGGTGATTATCGTGTGGCAGGTATTGTCACTTTTGGTCATTTACTTGCCAAAGCAGTGGCAAGAGATGTGGCGCGAGTGATGGGATTTGATGAAACAACGTTGAGTGAAGCTTCTAAACTTATTCCTAGTAAATTAGGTGTGACCCTTGATGAAGCTTATGCACAAGAGAATTTTAAAGCATTTGTGCATCGAAATCATAGAAATGAACGTTGGTTCGAATTTTGTAAAAAACTTGAAGGTTTACCTCGGAACACATCTACGCACGCAGCGGGTGTAATTGTCAATGACCAGCCATTATACGAATCCATTCCGCTTACTGAAGGTGACACAGGACTTTTAACACAGTGGACGATGACTGAGGCTGAAAAAATCGGTTTATTAAAAATTGATTTCTTAGGATTACGTAATCTCACAATCATTCATCAAATCATTAAACAAATTAAACATGATATGAAAATCGATTTAAATATTGAGGAGATTCCTTTTGATGACAAGGAAGTATTTCGACTTCTTTCAAAAGGCGAAACGACAGGTATTTTCCAATTAGAGTCTGACGGGGTTCGCCGTGTATTGCAAAAACTACAGCCTGAGCATTTTGAAGATATAGTAGCTGTGACCTCTTTATATCGACCTGGCCCGATGGAAGAAATTCCAACATATATTCGACGACGTCATGATCCTTCGCAAGTTCAATATTTACATCCAGATTTAGAACCGATTCTAAAAAGGACTTACGGCGTGATTATATATCAAGAACAGATTATGCAAATTGCGAGTCAATTTGCAGGTTTTTCATATGGTGAAGCTGATATTTTAAGACGTGCAATGAGCAAAAAGAATAGAGAAGTATTGGAAAATGAACGCCAGCATTTTATGGATGGTGCAATGAAGAAGGGCTATGCTAATGCGTTGAGCAGTCAAATTTTTGATTTAATATTGAAATTTGCTGATTACGGTTTTCCTAGAGCCCATGCCGTGAGCTATTCGAAAATTGCTTATATCATGACTTATTTGAAAGTGCACTATCCAACTTATTTTTATGCCAACATATTGAGTAATGTCATTGGAAACGAAGCAAAGACACAATTAATGATTCAAGAAGCTAAACAACAGCAGATTAAAATTCATGGCCCGCATATTAACTGGAGTCAATGGCGCTATGTCGCCACACAAAAAGGTGTTTATATCTCATTAGGTGCTATCAAAGGAATCGGATATCAAAGTGTACAAGCTATTGTGTCAGAGCGCATCGAGCACGGGCCTTTTAAAGACTTTTTTGATTTTTGTGATCGTATCCCTAATCGAATACGAACGAGACGCTTACTTGAAGCACTTATTTTAACTGGGGCTTTAGATTGTTTCGACAAGAATAGAGCGACACTTTTACAGTCCATTGACAAAGTAACCGACTCTAACAGTGATATTGATCAAAGTTTTGTAGATACGTTTGCAACAATTAAAAGAGATTACCTTGAAACAGAAGAAATGCCAGAACAACAGTTAAGTGACTATGAAAAGCAATATCTCGGCTTTTACGTTTCGATGCATCCAGTGGAGAAACAATTTGTGAAAAAGCAATATCTCGGCATTTACCAATTGAATAGCAAATTAATCAATCAACCTATTTTAGTAACAATGGATGCGATTCGTGTTATCCGAACAAAACAAGGGCAACAAATGGCTTTCGTTGAGTTGAATGATGGGGAACACACTGTAGATGGTGTCATCTTTCCAAAAGTCTTTCAAAGTTTCGCGGAACTTATTCAAGAAAATGCTTATTATATTGTTTGGGGTAAATTTGAAAAAAGAAATGAAAAGATGCAGATGATAATTCAAAAGATAACGCCGCTTGAACAATATGAAGAGGAAAAGAAGAACGCTGTAAATCGAATTGTGATTAGGGAAACAGTACCGGAAGGGTTACAAAATCAACTGTTTTCAGCAAAATCGAAAACGACAGTGCCGGTCTATTTCTACAACGAATCATCGAATCAATTTCAGCCTATAGGTGATATTGAAAAGAACTCTGAGCAACTGACGCAGTTATTAAAAGCGATTGAACCACAACATATTCGTTTGTTATAA